In Oryza sativa Japonica Group chromosome 3, ASM3414082v1, one DNA window encodes the following:
- the LOC4334753 gene encoding probable thiol methyltransferase 2 has translation MASAIVDVAGGGRQQALDGSNPAVARLRQLIGGGQESSDGWSRCWEEGVTPWDLGQRTPAVVELVHSGTLPAGDATTVLVPGCGAGYDVVALSGPGRFVVGLDICDTAIQKAKQLSAAAAAAADGGDGSSSFFAFVADDFFTWEPPEPFHLIFDYTFFCALHPSMRPAWAKRMADLLRPDGELITLMYLAEGQEAGPPFNTTVLDYKEVLNPLGLVITSIEDNEVAVEPRKGMEKIARWKRMTKSD, from the exons ATGGCGTCGGCGAtcgtcgacgtcgccggagGCGGCCGGCAGCAAGCCCTCGACGGCTCGAACCCGGCGGTGGCACGGCTGCGTCAGCTCATCGGCGGCGGCCAAGAATCGTCGGATGGGTGGAGCAGGTGCTGGGAGGAAGGCGTGACGCCGTGGGATCTCGGCCAGCGGACGCCGGCCGTTGTCGAGCTGGTGCACTCCGGGaccctccccgccggcgacgccaccaCCGTCCTCGTCCCCGGCTGCGGCGCC GGATACGATGTGGTTGCACTGTCCGGCCCCGGCCGCTTCGTCGTCGGCCTCGATATCTGTGACACGGCCATCCAGAAGGCGAAGCAGCtg tcggcggcggcggcggcggcggctgacggcggcgacgggagcaGCAGCTTCTTCGCCTTCGTCGCCGACGATTTCTTCACGTGGGAGCCGCCGGAGCCGTTCCATCTCATCTTCGACTACAC ATTCTTCTGTGCTCTGCATCCGTCGATGAGGCCAGCATGGGCGAAGAGAATGGCCGACCTGCTACGACCGGACGGAGAGCTCATCACCCTCATGTATTTG GCTGAAGGACAAGAGGCCGGGCCACCATTCAATACAACAGTGCTCGA TTACAAGGAGGTGCTGAACCCGTTGGGTTTAGTCATTACTTCTATCGAGGACAATGAAGTCGCAGTTGAACCACGAAag